The genomic stretch CATATGCCAAGTTTTATCGTTATGGACCCAAAATTTCAGGTGACTCGCTCTGATGTGGTGAACTGGTGAACGGTGAACAGCTGAGGTgcggaaagaaaaagaataaactgTATCAGGGCCTGCTTGTTCTGGCATCCGACCAAACCGAGCCAGACGGACAACACGGCCCACAGGCACAAAGCTCCTCCACGAGTCCACGCTCGCTGCCCGCCACCGACCCCGTCGGTCCTCATCTCCTGGCCAGACAAATCTCGCGCCTCCCCGCCACCAGAACACCACGGCCCCCGCGCCAGAAACCCAGACGAATCCACGGCGAGCCCGTGCACACGCAGCTCGCGCGGCTAGCTGTCTGCCACGACGATGATGGCCCTgcaggtggccggcggcgtcctgcctcccctcctcgcccggcggggccggcgccgggcgttccggccgccgcgcgcggtggcgtccgacgccgccgcggcggcggcggcggcggcgaaggaggaggaCGGCAAGGTGGCGCTGGGAGGGTCAGGCGTCACCGTGACCAAGCTCGGCATCGGGGCGTGGTCCTGGGGCGACACCACCTACTGGAACGAGTTCCAGTGGGACGGTacgtgctcctcctccttgccaATTCTTGATTATTCAGGATTCCGCGAAtccctctctctgttttttctcCCCTGCAAATTGATCGGTCGCTTAGTACCTAGTAATACTTTCCCATGTTTATAGCCTGGTAAAGCAATAATGCTATGCAAACTTGGTGTCGCAATCTCCAGCCGCCCAGGAACAAGCAGTAGAGTGGCATCTCCAGCTGATTGTTGTGTCATAATAAAGTAGATGCAAATGGTACAAGGCTTAGTTCTTAGATGATTGAATCTTGCAGGACAGAGCACACCAACGCTTTTGCAAGTTAGCTCATTCCGTGATCTCTTTGCGCCCAGCTTGCTGCAGCTCTGAAACTCGGTTTAGATTTATGACAAATTCAGAACAAGTGTAGAGACACAAAATTACAGATCGAAATTTGATACTAGGATATACTGACCAAACACCACATGGTTCACCCCACCCCGGAGGACGAAAGAGTGTGACAAGGAATTCTGTACTTGGATTCCTCATTTCTAGCATCCTGTGGCCGTTGGTTTGGTTGGCCTCAAATCCTGGTCACACTTCCCATGCACATCAGGTGCCTGTTGCATTGCCCGTAGGAGACCATGTACTGTCCATCTCTCATACATGCTCCAACAGATATTTTTCTTGCAACGGCAACCAACGTATAGTTAACTACTGTCTAAAAGACTATGTAATAGTTGGTGCAACTGGCAAAATTGCTTTATACTCTCTTCAGCTGTAAGAAAATATACTACCTGCCTTGCTTGCCTGCCAGTTCGGTTACATCATCATTATTTTTCAATTGCAAAACATGGGAATGGTTGATCTGACATGCACAAACACTCTAAAAATACCAGATAGGAAACTGAAAGCAGCGAAAGGAGCATTTGATGCTAGCATCGATTGTGGAATAACCTTCTTCGATACTGCTGAAGTATACGGAGCAGGGGTAAGAACCAAGATAGTTCTTCTTTTATATCCATTCCCCCAGCTCATGTTAATGCAAAACTAGCATTACTTTCTGAACTTTTATGCTATTTAGGTATCAGGAGCTATAAATTCAGAAAGTTTGCTGGGAAGGTATGCCATGTATTGGTATTCTTAAATTCCCCGCAGTATTTACCATAAGTTTGCCAAATACAGTTCTAAAATCCTCTCTTTCTATCAGATTCATCAAGGAAAGGCAACAAAAAGAACCGGTAGAAGTGGCCATTGCAACAAAGTTTGCGGCTCTACCATGGAGGTTTGGCCGTGGAAGTGTCATTTCTGCACTGAAGGCCTCATTAGATCGCCTTGGCGTCTCTTCAGTTGAGCTCTACCAACTTCATTGGTTGGCTCATCAGCCTTTCAACTGACTTTTATTGTTTTTCCTCAGTTGACTCCATTAATTAACTTAGCTGCTCTTCGCATCTCCTTTTCAGGCCAGGGATATGGGGCAATGAAGGTATCAACAAAAAAAACTTATCACAGAAATATGTAACCCTCTTTAGGACATCAATTTCACTGTTCTTACATGGTTCAGGTTACCTGGATGGCCTTGGAGATGCTGTTGAGCAAGGTCTTGTAAAAGCTGTTGGAGTCTCAAACTACAGCGGTTGCTCTCTGACTTGAGAATTTAGATGATCTGATCTGTTTGGCTAGTTTCTTCTTTTTCAGTAAAACTAATTTAAGGTCATCTTCAATTTTCATAATCGGTACCAGAAAAACGTCTCCGAGACGCTTACGAGCGGCTCAAGAAGAGGGGGATTCCGCTCGCTTCGAATCAAGTAAATTACAGTCTGATATACAGGAACCCCGAGGAAAATGGTGTGAAGGCAGCTTGCGATGAGCTTGGAATTACTTTGATTGCGTATTCCCCGATCGCGCAAGGTAAAACAACTTTTATCGtgtacacattttttttctttatcgtTGTGCTGGTGCATAAGAATCGTGTCGAGTAATTTCCTATTTCAGCTAGCATTGTGTACTGTGTACACAGATTGCCTATTTCAGAACTGAATGGCTTGCTTAATGGATGTTAAAATCGACCTTTCAGCTGTATTGCCTTATATGAAAAACCCTGTCCTAATGGTTTATCTGTTTTCTTGGTTCAGGTGCTCTGACAGGGAAATACACACCGGACAATCCCCCGAAAGGGCCTCGAGGACGGATATACACTCCAGAGTTCCTGACCAAGGTTGCATTTCCAACTACTATTATACCGAGACTGGTTGTGCCTTGTTCCTTGCTACTCTGTAGTCTGTACCCACTGAAAGTCTCTTTGATGATGCCATGCAGCTCCAACCGCTTATTAACCGGATCAAGGAGATTGGAGGGAACTACGGGAGGACCCCAACCCAGGTGCAGAGCTCAACTGTACAAACTGCAAAGTGCAGGCATCATCGGCAAACACATTCACATATTCAGACAGTTCTTGGGTGTGCAGCACTCTGCTCGAGTAGTACAATGTCAATTAGTCTCTGATGACATGTGGTTGCTGTGCGTTTTGAATCGTGGTTGTCAGGTGGTGCTGAACTGGCTGGTGTGCCAGGGCAACGTGGTGCCGATTCCCGGGGCGAAGAACGCGGAGCAGGCGCGGGAGTTCGCGGGCGCGCTGGGGTGGAGCCTGacgggggaggaggtggaggagctccgCTCCATGGCGCGCCAGGTCAAGCCCGTCATCGGCTTCCCCGTGGAGAAGCTGTGACGAATTTTGGATCGATGGCCATCAGTGGCATCACAAAGACCTCATGACAAACgaagtagtagtagtacagCATCTATAGTACTGTAGTATGATACAGAATTACAGATAGGTCGACAAGCATACCATTTCGCAATGAAAACGAGAACATGCATTGGAAAAACAGAAGAAGattactaagggggtgtttgggatcctgagctaaagtttagtccgtgtcatatcgaatattcggatactaattaggaggactaaacatgagctaattacaaaactaattgcagaactcctaggctaaatcgcgagacgaatctattaagcctaattaatctatcattagcgaatgtttactgtagcaccatattgtcaaatcatgaactaattaggtttaatagattcgtctcgtgatttagcgtagggttgtgaaattagttttataattaatttatgtttaatactcctaactagtgtctaaatattcgatgtgataagcGTTAAAGTTTAGCCTGAGGATCTAAAGACCCCTAAGCAGTTGATGCGTTGGCCTCCCTGCTCTTTTTGTTCATGCTGACTGCTGAAGTGCTG from Setaria italica strain Yugu1 chromosome II, Setaria_italica_v2.0, whole genome shotgun sequence encodes the following:
- the LOC101783830 gene encoding uncharacterized oxidoreductase At1g06690, chloroplastic; the protein is MMALQVAGGVLPPLLARRGRRRAFRPPRAVASDAAAAAAAAAKEEDGKVALGGSGVTVTKLGIGAWSWGDTTYWNEFQWDDRKLKAAKGAFDASIDCGITFFDTAEVYGAGVSGAINSESLLGRFIKERQQKEPVEVAIATKFAALPWRFGRGSVISALKASLDRLGVSSVELYQLHWPGIWGNEGYLDGLGDAVEQGLVKAVGVSNYSEKRLRDAYERLKKRGIPLASNQVNYSLIYRNPEENGVKAACDELGITLIAYSPIAQGALTGKYTPDNPPKGPRGRIYTPEFLTKLQPLINRIKEIGGNYGRTPTQVVLNWLVCQGNVVPIPGAKNAEQAREFAGALGWSLTGEEVEELRSMARQVKPVIGFPVEKL